The following nucleotide sequence is from Microbulbifer sp. A4B17.
CTGCTGGTCAGCCCAGCATCGAAGCTAAGCAGACTGCTGCTGGCGAAAATCTCGAATACGTAGCGACCTTCGAAGTTTACCCTGAAGTTGAACTCTCTGATCTTGCTGAGATTACTGTAGAGCGCCCTGTCGCAGAAGTTACTGATACAGACGTTAAGAACATGATCGATGTTCTGCGCAAGCAGCAGTCCTCCTGGAAAGACACCAAGCGTAAAGCGCAAAAAGGTGATCGTGTTGTTATCAATTTTGTTGGCCGCAAAGACGGTGAAGAGTTCGAAGGCGGTAAGGCCGAAGGGCACCAGTTGGTGCTGGGCTCCGGCCAGATGATCCCCGGATTTGAGGAAGGCATTCAGGGTATGAAGCCTGGTGAAGAGAAAGATCTCGATCTGACCTTCCCGGAAGATTACCAGGCAGAAGAGCTTCGCGGTGCTGCAGTTACCTTTAACATTAAAGTAACCTCCTCTGAGAAGCCTGAGCTCCCCGAGCTGAACGAAGATTTCTTCAAGGCTTACGGTGTTCAGGAAGGTGGCGAAGAGAAGTTCCGCGAGGAAGTTCGCAATAACATGCAGCGCGAGCTGAAGAATGCGGCTCTGAACAAAGTCAAGACCCAGATTATGGATCAGTTGTTCGAGAAGCATCCGGTAGAGCTGCCCTCCGCTCTGGTTGCCAGCGAAGTAACTACTCTGCGTGGTCAGATGGTTCAGCAGTTTGGTGGTCAGATTAAGGCTGAAGATGCAGAGCGTATGCTCCCTGACACTATGTTCGAAGAGCAGGCCAAGCGCCGCGTAGTTCTAGGCTTGGTGGTTGGTGAAATCGTTAAGCAGAACGAAATTTCTGTTGACGCAGATCGTGTAAAGGCAAAAGTTGAAGAGCTGGCCTCTACCTACCAGCAGCCACAAGAGGTTGTTGATTACTACTACAGCAATCGCGAACTGCTCTCTGGTGTTGAGTCTGTTGTGCTGGAAGATCAGGTTGTTGATCACGTACTGGCTTCAGCTAAAGTATCTGAAGTTGACAGCAGCTACGACGAAGTGATTAAGCCGCAAAAGCAAGGCTAATCTCTCACTTCAATCAGGTGTGGGGTGGCGTCTGCTCAAGCGTGACGCCCCTACATCTCCTTCCTTTTTACCGGCTGGCTTTCTCTCGCCTGACCGGTTAAGCTCTGAAAACCAAATTTTCAGCATGGGCAACGATGCCTATTCGCTGACCTGCCGAATACGCCACAAAAGGAAGCAATGGTACCTATGGCACGAATTGATTTTCCAAAAGGTTCAATAGAGCCCTCAGCATCCGGCTTAGTCCCCATGGTGGTAGAGCAAACCGCCAGGGGTGAGCGCTCATTTGATATTTATTCCCGTTTGTTGAAAGAGCGTGTGATCTTTCTGGTCGGGCCTGTAGAAGACCATATGGCCAACCTGGTTGTTGCTCAGCTGCTGTTCCTTGAAGCTGAGAATCCGGATAAAGATATTCACCTGTACATCAATTCACCGGGCGGTTCGGTAACTGCCGGCATGTCTATCTATGACACCATGCAGTTTATCAAGCCGGATGTCAGCACTATGTGTATCGGGCAGGCCTGTAGCATGGGTGCCTTTTTACTGACAGCAGGTGCTGAAGGTAAACGCTTCGTAACACCTAACTCCCGTGTAATGATTCACCAGCCCAGCGGTGGTGCTCAGGGGCAGGCGAGTGATATTCATATTCACGCCCAGGAAATTCTAAAGATTCGCCATCGCTTGAATGAATTGATGGCACACCATTCTGGACGTCCAGTCAGTGATATCGAGAGAGATACGGAGCGGGATAACTTTATGAGTGCCGATGAAGCCAAGGAATATGGCTTGGTCGATGATGTGCTGTCTCGCCGACAAGCTTTCGATAAGTAGATTTTTCTACGAAAAAAGCTTGCCAGAGGCGGATTTTTGCAAAAGCTGGTTTTTTTATAGACTGGCTTTCCGGGGGACTTGAAAATTACGCCAAAAGGCAGCATCTTGCTGAGTAAGCTGAATTTAAGGCCCTGGCCGGCCAGTGACGACGGAGTATTTTGATGACCGACAAAAGCAGCGGAGAAGACAGCGGAAAATTGCTGTACTGCTCTTTCTGTGGCAAGAGCCAGCAGGAAGTGCGGAAGTTAATCGCTGGGCCGTCAGTCTTTATCTGCGATGAGTGTGTCGAGTTGTGTACCGACATTATTCGTGAAGAAGTGCAAGAGACTGCGGAGGGGCCCGAAGGGCGCCTGCCGACACCCCGTGAGATTACTGAGATCCTCGATCAGTATGTGATTGGGCAGGAGAGAGCCAAGCGTGTATTGGCGGTCGCTGTTTACAATCACTATAAGCGTTTGCGCACCAAGTCTGGTGTGAAAGGAAAGGATGAAGTAGAGCTCAGTAAATCCAATATTTTGCTGGTTGGTCCTACCGGTAGTGGTAAAACCCTGCTTGCCGAGACCCTGGCTCGCCTGCTCAATGTTCCTTTCACAATTGCCGATGCAACCACTTTGACCGAAGCGGGTTACGTGGGTGAGGATGTTGAGAACATTATCCAAAAGCTTTTGCAAAAGTGTGATTACGATGTAGAAAAAGCCCAGCAGGGTATCGTCTACATCGATGAGATCGACAAGATTTCGCGTAAATCAGACAACCCTTCAATTACCCGCGATGTATCTGGAGAAGGTGTACAGCAGGCGTTGCTGAAACTGATCGAAGGCACTGTAGCATCGGTACCACCGCAAGGCGGACGCAAGCATCCGCAGCAGGAATTCCTGCAGGTCGACACCTCTAATATCCTGTTTATTTGTGGCGGAGCTTTTGCTGGCCTGGACAAAGTCATCCGCGATCGCTCAGAGAAAGGCGGTATTGGCTTTAGCGCTGAGGTTAAGTCGAAGGACGGCACCAGTAATTTCGGTGAGATCCTTCGTGACCTGGAGCCCGAAGATCTTGTCCGCTACGGCCTGATCCCCGAGTTTGTCGGACGCCTGCCGGTGACTGCCACTCTGGAGGAGCTGGATCGTGAGGCCCTGGTACAGATCCTGACTGAACCGCGCAACGCCCTGACCAAGCAGTACGCAAAACTGTTTGAGATGGAAGATGTTGAGTTGGACTTCCGCCCCGATGCACTGGATGCGGTTGCCACCAAGGCAATGGAGCGCAAGACTGGCGCCCGTGGCCTGCGCTCGATCATGGAATCTGTACTGTTAGAGACTATGTACGACATACCATCTACGGATAATGTAGTGAAAGTAGTCATCGACGAAGCGGTCATTAAAGGCGAGTCTGCTCCGCTTCTGGTCTATGAGAGTGAATCCCAGCCGCAGAAAGCGGCGCCGGAAGAGTAGCTCAAAGCCCACCTTAAAAAGCCCCAATATCGGGGCTTTTTTTATAGCATTTTCTGATTACGCAGGCACCTGATCGCTTATCTTGGCATTCCTGGCTTGATTCGCACTATGAACTCGGCACAAATTGGTCGCGAGATTAGACTTGTATTTCGGGCCCTTCCCCCCCATTACTAGCATCTGAAGGGCGGTGGCCCAGGTTAAGCTGTCATTTCCAACAGCAGCATGATGCCGCGCCAAATACCCAGTGATAGGGCCGAGAGGAGTTCTATGGATCAGTCATCCGACACCACACTTGAATATCCGTTGTTGCCATTGCGCGATGTTGTTGTTTACCCCCATATGGTGATCCCGTTGTTTGTGGGCAGGGAAAAGTCCATAGAGGCTCTGGAAGAAGCCATGCGCAGGGATAAGCAGGTATTGCTTGTGGCGCAGCGAAAGGCATCTGAGGATGACCCTGGCGCAGATGATATCTATCGCGTTGGCACCATTGCCAGTGTCCTGCAGTTGCTCAAGCTTCCCGACGGTACCGTGAAGGTACTGGTAGAGGGAGGTGAACGCGTAAATATCCACGAAGTGATGGAGAGGGATAATCACTTCGAAGCGACAGTGGAAGCGATGGAGACTCAGGAGTTACCTGAAGGCGAAGCAGATGCCCTGGTACGCTCTGTAATGTCCCAGTTTGAGCAGTATGTCTCTGTCAGTAAAAAAGTGCCCAATGAGGTAATAACCTCCCTGTCGGGAATCGATGAGCCCGGCCGCCTGGCGGATACCATTTCTGCTCATATGTCCCTCGAGCTGGCTCAGAAGCAAGAACTTCTGGAGACTGTTAGCGTAAAGGAACGCTTGGAGCATTTGCTGGGGCTGATGGATGCCGAAATCGACCTGATTCAGGTGGAAAAACGCATTCGCGGGCGCGTAAAGAAGCAAATGGAGAAAAGCCAGCGCGAGTATTATCTCAATGAGCAGATGAAAGCGATTCAAAAAGAGTTGGGCGAGATCACCGAAGAGCCCAATGAAATTGAAGAGTTGGAAAACAAGATTGCCGAATCCGGCATGAGTGCAGAAGCGGAGAAAAAAACCCGCGCCGAGCTGGCAAAATTAAAGATGATGTCGCCTATGTCTGCGGAAGCTTCGGTTTTGCGCAGCTACATCGACTGGATGTTAAGCCTGCCTTGGAAGAAAGCCAGTCGGGTAAGACACGACCTTATAAAAGCTGAGGAAATTCTTGAGAAAGAACACTACGGCCTGGAAGAAGTTAAAGAGCGGATTCTGGAATACCTTGCTGTTCAGAAGCGTGTGAAGAAAGTGAAGGGTCCGATCCTCTGTCTGGTCGGGCCGCCGGGAGTTGGTAAAACTTCACTTGGTCAATCCATTGCTCGAGCAACAAATCGCCAGTATATACGTATGGCTCTGGGTGGCGTGCGTGATGAGGCTGAAATCCGCGGGCATCGACGCACTTATATTGGCTCACTGCCGGGCAAGCTGATTCAGAAAATTTCGAAAGTTGGAGTGAAGAATCCCCTGTTCCTGCTCGACGAGGTCGACAAAATGGGGATGGATCAGCGCGGCGATCCCGCCTCAGCGCTTCTTGAGGTTTTGGATCCAGAGCAGAATAAAACCTTCAATGACCACTATTTGGAAGTGGACTATGACCTTTCCGATGTGATGTTTGTCTGCACCTCTAACTCGATGAATATTCCAGGTCCATTGCTGGACCGTATGGAAGTTATTCGAATCCCTGGTTATACCGAGGACGAAAAACTGAATATTGCACAGCGCTATCTTGTGCCGAAGCAGCGCAAAGCCAACGGTCTTAAAGATGATGAGCTGGATCTCTCCGATGACAGTATTCGAGATATTGTCCGCTACTACACCCGTGAAGCGGGTGTGCGTGGCCTGGACCGGGAGATTGCCAAGATCTGCCGCAAGGTAGTAACCGAGCACGTTCGCAATCCTTCAGAGAAGAAGGCTGTAATACAGCCAGAGCAACTTGAAGAGCTTCTCGGTGTTCGCAAGTTTGATTTTGGCCGTGCAGAGGAAGAGGACAAAATCGGAATTGTCACCGGTCTCGCCTGGACCGAGGTGGGTGGTGAGCTTCTTAACATTGAGGCGTCAGCTGTGCCGGGTAAAGGGCGCATGATCAAAACCGGCTCCCTCGGCGATGTTATGCAGGAGTCTATTCAAGCGGCCTTGACGGTAGTGCGTTCGCGCTCTCAAGCGCTGGGAATAGGTCCGGATTTCCACGAGACCCGTGATATTCATATCCACGTACCAGAAGGTGCCACCCCCAAGGATGGCCCATCGGCGGGTATTGCCATGTGCACCGCTTTGGTGTCTGTGTTAACGGATATTCCCGTGCGCTCAGATGTAGCGATGACCGGAGAAATTACTCTGCGTGGAGAAGTTTTAAGAATTGGTGGTCTTAAAGAAAAGTTGTTGGCAGCGCATCGGGGCGGTATAAAAACTGTACTGATTCCTGCTGATAACGAACGAGATCTGAAGGATATTCCCGATAATATTCTTCAGGACTTGGTAGTTAGGCCCGTCAAGTGGATCGATCAGGTACTTGAGCTGGCACTCGAGCACAAGCCTGAATCCCTGTCTGATGAAGAGTATTCCGCCTTACAGAAAAAGGCAGAGGAGCGCTCGCAGCGCGGAATCCAAACTCACTGACTCTTGTAAAGGGGTGACTTTTGTCGCCCCTTTACAACTTGCAAGGCCAAAACTTCGCCAATCAGGCTATATACGCTGCTTGAAAAGTGTGCATCTGCCCGGAAACCCGCATGGTTCCTTGACCCGCTTCTGGGCAGTTGGTATAAAACGGGGCTTATTGCCCGGCGCGTAAATTGCCGAAGGCTAAAAAATTTAAAGTATGGGTGTCTTTTGTAGACCACCCGAAGCATATTTAAAAAGAACAGAGGGATTAAGCGTGAATAAGTCCGAACTGATTGAAGCAATTGCCGCATCTGCAGATATTCCAAAAGCAGCAGCTGGCCGTGCTTTGGACGCAATGGTTGATAGCATCACTGATGCCCTGAAAAAGGGTGATCAGGTTGCTCTCGTAGGCTTCGGCACTTTTGCTGTTAAAGAGCGTGCAGCCCGTACTGGCCGCAATCCTCGCACTGGCGATCCTATTGAAATTGCAGCGGCAAAAATTCCTAACTTCAAGGCCGGTAAAGCCCTGAAAGACGCTGTAAACTAAGTTTTCAGCAGGCTTTGAGACTTTGTAAAAGAGTCTGATTGTCAAAGAGGCGTGTCAGTTGGGATACGCCTTTTTTGTATCTGATAGCAGTTAAAACAATTAATTTTCGGAGCTGAGCATGCTTCAGTCCATGCGTGACAACCTGAAAGGGACAGCCGCGATTATTGTCGCAGCCTTTTTCGGTTTTATTATGGTCATTGGGGGAATTGATTTCTTCACCGGTGCCAGTGGAGGTGCTGCCGATGCGGTAGCCGAGGTTAATGGCGAAAAAATTACAAACCTGGATTTGCAGCGCGCAATTCAAAATCGCCGCAATATGATCATTAGTCAGTACGGCGAAGATGTGCCCGCTGATTTAATCAGCGATGAGCAGTTGCGTGAGCCAGTTTTACGCCAGTTGGTTTCCAGTGCTGTAATGCGCCAAGCCGCCCAGGACAGCGGTATGGTGATGAGCTCTGCGGCGGTCGATAGAGCGATCGTGGGAATCCCGGCTTTTCAGGTGAATGGCAGTTTTGATCCGCAAATGTACCGCGATGCTTTGCGTCGTATGGGGTATAGCCCCGCAGGCTTCCGCCAGATTATGGAAAATGATATGGCGCTGGAGCAGTACGCAAACAGTGTGGTTGAAAGTGCTTTTACTACCCAGGCGGACGCAGAACAAATTGTTGCGGCCTCTATGGAAGAACGTGATTTTGATTACGTGGTGATGCCGGTTGAAGGCCTGTTAGCAGAGACTCAGGTTTCGGATGCTGAGATAGAACAGTACTATCAAGAGAATCAAGGGCAATACCAGCGTCCGGAGCAGGTGGCGGTTGAGTATATCGAGCTAACTCCTGAAGTATTTGCCGGTAACATTGATATTTCTGAAAGCGATATTCGCGCTCAGTACGAGCAAGAGCTGACAGGATTCGAATCGAAACTTCGTCGTCGCGCTGCACATATTTTGCTTGAAGAAGCTGACGCAGAAAAGATTGCTGAGATTCAGGGCAAACTGGATGCCGGCGAAGATTTTGCCGAGTTGGCAAAGACTTACTCCCAAGACGTAGGCTCTGCGGAGGAAGGTGGTGAGTTGGGTTACACCACGGGTGATGTATTCCCAGAGGCATTCGAGCAGGCCTTGGCCGCACTTGAAGTTGGGCAGGTTTCTGCTCCAGTGACCACTGATAGTGGAACTCACTTTATCAAACTGCTGGAAGTGGAACAGAGTGAGCCACCGAGCTTTGAAGAGCGACAGGTGGCGATTGAAAATCGACTGCGTGAATCTGTTGCCGAGCGCGAGTTTGTTGATGCCTTGTCCCGGCTTGCCGACCTGGCATACAACGCAGATAACCTGGCTGAGCCCGCTGAAGAGTTGGGTGTTCCCCTGAAGACTGCCAATCTGTTTTCTCGCGAGAGCGCATCTGGTGTGCTTTCTAACGGGCAGGTAATTGAAGCTGCTTTCTCTGCGGAAGTGAAAGAGGATGGCAATACTTCAGATGTGATCAATTTGAACAACGAGCACTCTGTCGTTTTGAGGGTCACCGACTCTAAGCCCGCGGGTACGTATCCTCTGGAAGAGGTTCGCCAGCAAATTGTTGACCGTTTGAAGCGTGATAAGGCCAGTGAGCAATTGGCTAAGCAAGCGGAAGAGCTAAAAGAGAAACTCGCTACTGGTACCAGTTTTGCAGAGCTGGCGGAAGCGCAAGGTTTAACCCTGGAGACCAGTGATAAAACTCGTCGCGGAGGTTTTGCTCAGCGCGGCGAGATTAATGCCAAGGCATTTGCATTGCCTGCACCATCTACAGGCAAAGATGAAGTGACCAGCTTCGCTACAAATAATGGTGACCTGGTAGTTCTCGACCTGCGCAGCGTGCGCCCGGGCGAACTGTCCAAGCAGAGCAAAGAGCAGCGTCAGGCACTGATGCAGCAATTGGCCTCTGTAAATGGCGGGGCCGAGTTAGCGGCTATCCAGCGCTACTTGTCCGATCAGGCAAAAATCGACCTGACCTCTTCTGCCGAGTAACGGTTGTTATCGAGCCATAAAAAAAACCCGGCAATTGCCGGGTTTTTTTATGGCTAACTCCCTGTAGGGAAGTGCGCGCTTTAAGTGTTGCTGGCACTATCCACAAATAAGGTTAAGCGCTGTCCGGGTTGTAAATACTTGGACTTGTTTATTTTATTCCAGCGGAGAATATCATCGATTTCGATACTGAATTTATTGGCTATCCGATATAGAGAGTCACCGCTACGTACCTGGTAAGAAACCTTGCGGGTAGTGCGGTTGTTCTCTGATGCTGCGGGGGAGCCGCTGTAAGCTACCAGGGTGCGCCCAGGGCGCAGGGTGTCTCCCGGTGCCATGCTGTTCCAGCTGGCCAGTTGCTTTACGGTCACATCCAGCTTGCGTGAAATCCCCCAAAGGCTGTCGCCAGGGCGTACAGTGTAATTAACTTTCTGGCCCTTGCCGGAAGACTGCTTGCGTTTAACTCGCTGATCGAGTGCGTAGGCATACTGTCCCGCAGGGCCCGATGCGCTGGGGATTAACAGTGTTTTACCGGCGCGAATATTATTGTTGCGCAGTTTGTTTGTCTCGCGTATCGCTCCCACGGTGGTCTGGTAGCGGCGAGCGATAGTGGAAAGAGTGTCGCCTCGGGCAATGGTGTAGCGCTGCCAGCTTACCCTCTCTTCCTTGGGAAGTTGTGCCAGGGCGCTCTCAAACTTTTCCTGGGTCTCTATTGGAATCAGTAGTTGGTGGTTTCCGTTGGGGTCGGTTGCCCAGCGGTTATAGCCTGGGTTCAGTAGGTACAGCTCTTCAATCTCAATTTCTGCAAGTTCTGCAGCTTGGGCCAGATCGATCTGACTGCCTACATCGACACGGGCGTAGTAGGGCTCATTGGAGACATCATGCAGTGGGATTTTGTAATGGTCCGGGCGGGATATAACCTCGGCCAGAGCCAGCAACTGGGGTACATAGCGCTTGGTTTCCCGCGGCAGTTTGAGATCCCAATAACTGGTGCCAAGCCCGTTGCGACGATTGCGCTCTACGGCTCTGCGAACCGTTCCCTCACCGGCGTTGTAAGCAGCGAGTGCCAGCTCCCAGTCCCCATCAAAGCGATCGTGCAGGTAGTTGAAATACTTTGCAGCAGCCTGGGTGGATTCATGGACATCGCGGCGTCCGTCATACCACCAGTTTTGCTCGAGTCCAAATGAGCGACCGGTAGCCGGGATAAACTGCCACATACCGGAAGCCCGGGCATGGGAATAGGCGAAGGGGTCGTAGGCGCTTTCAACAATAGGCAGCAATGCCAGTTCAAGGGGCAGGTTTGCCTGTTCCAGCTGTTCGGCAACATGGAAAATATAGCGACGGGAGCGCTCGGTTACCCGAGCCATATAGCCCTCATTGCGGGCGAAGTAGGCAATATATTCCTTTACCTTCGGATCACTGGTGTGATGATCCAAAGCGAACCCTTGGCGCAGTCGGGCCCAGATGTCCACGGGGGGAGGGGCGGCCTTTGTGGGTTCGTGTTTTTTAACAACAGGGTCACTCGCGACAGAGGTTTCCTCTGCAGGGATATTTTCAGTTGCGGGCGCAGAGCCCTGTTCCGGTAATTGCGAGCAGGCTCCTACCGCAGCAGCTAATAATGCTACGGCAAAATTCTTGTGAACCATGTGTGATATCCGCGAGTCTTTCTTGTAATTCATCCTGACGCATATCAGAACAATTATTGGTAAAGCGTCAGGCATTTGGTCGATTACTTTTGATTCTAATTAGGCAAATTAGTTTCGGTCAATATTGCCGGGTAAAAAGTATACGAATTGGTAGTTTATCATCCAGTCAGAGGGAGTTTAGGTGAAGTTGGGTGCTTAGAAGTTATCCTTCCAGCCGCGCAAGCGTGCAAAAACGTCAACCTCATCGTTTTCGTTAAATAAATCCGCTTTTGAATGGGCTGCTGCTTGCCTGACTTCTGGATACCTGCAGCGAAGAAACGGGTTTGTGTCCAGTTCGAGGGCGATGGTTGAGGGTAAAGTTGGTTTGTCGTTTGCTCGCAACGCTTTGCACTGGGAAACCCTTGTGGCAATGGCTTGGTTCTCAGGCTCTACCGTTTGGGCAAACCTCAGGTTGGCGAGTGTGTACTCATGTGCAGGATAAACGAAAGTTGCTGGAGGTAACTTGCTGAGTTTTTGTAGAGAGAGATACATCTGCTCAGGAGTGCCTTCGAATAACCTGCCACATCCAGCGGAAAAGAGAGTATCACCGCAAAAAAGGTGTATTTGTTCCCCGTCGGCAGCTGTGGTTTCATTCAAAACCAAAGCCAGGTGGTCTAGAGTGTGCCCTGGAACGGCGAGTACCTGGATGGGCATGTCGAGTATCTGTAAGGAAGTTCCGCCTGCGATTGGGTGGGTGACACCGGGCACGCTTTCGGGCCCATAGACAGGGCACTGGTGAAGGCGGTAGAGCTTTTCGATGCCGCCAGTATGGTCAAAATGATGATGGGTTATAAGAATGCCGGTGAGCTTATCCCCTCGCAAAGCCTTTACAACGGGCTCTGGATCGCCGGGATCGACTACCCAGTGTTCACCATCTTTTTGCAGGTGCCAGATATAGTTGTCATTGAAGGCTGGAATTGGCGAGATGGATAGCATAGTCGGGTCGTTTTCTCACTGAATAGAAGAACGATATCATGGAAGAGTGAAAGTGGTGAGAATTGTTGCATTAGGGCTGTTCTACTCAGTGTGAGGTCCTGGCAGGATCAACCGAGTGTAGAATGATAATAACGTAGTCGAATAGATCTATGGAGATATGATGACCGGTAAGTACAGACCTGGTAATGATGAGGAGCCATCCCCTCTTGGTAAGGTCTGCCCGGCGCTGTCCCATTGGTTTTCCAGTTCACTGGGTGAGGAAATTCTCTCTCAGCAACTTGCGTTAGCCCAACCTCTAGTGGAGGGCTTTTTTGGCTACCACCTTTTACAGGCTAGCGTGATTCAATCTGTTGACTTTGCGGCCTCCAGTCGTATCAATCACCGTTTTCGTCTAGGGGCAACAGCGGAGCAGGGAGGAGCCGCAGTAGTTGAGTTCGAGCAGCTTCCACTCCCATCCGATTCAATCGATGTAGTATTACTGCACCACCTACTGGATTTCTCCAGTCACCCCCATCAGGTATTGCGGGAAGCGGCCAGGGTATTGATACCCGGTGGTCATATGCTGCTGATCGGGTTCAATCCATTTTCCCTGCTAGGCCTGTCCCGCTTGTTGTTTTCCAGGGGAGCCTACCAGCGTGGAAATCAACTGAGAGCGGCGCGTGTTGCCGACTGGATGAACCTGCTGGACCTGCAAGCTGAAAGGGTAGATAGAGGATTCTTCCGCTTGCCGCTACAGCAAAAGGAGTTGCTATCCAAGACGGCCTGGATGGAGCGTGCCGGTTCCCGGATGCACTTGCCTTGGGGAGGCTTTTACATCATAGTCGCCCGCAAAGAAGTGGCACGTGTTCGCACTATTAAAATTAACTGGCGGGCCGAGAGAAAGCCCGCTCTGGTTGCCACCCCGTCGAGCCCTCGCGTCGCAGCGCGCGGGAAGCATCAAAAGCGCTGATTTCACTTAAGATCGGCCTCATTTCTACTTTTGGCGTAAGTTTTGAAACAAATTACTATCTATACGGATGGCGCTTGTCGCGGTAACCCCGGTCCTGGCGGTTGGGGAGCCTTGTTGGTTTACGGCGAGCGGGAGAAAGAATTGTTTGGTGGAGAGGCTCACACTACTAATAATCGCATGGAGTTGTTGGCTGCGATAAAAGCTTTGGAAGCTCTTAAGCAGCCTTGTAAAGTTGATTTGCACACCGATTCGCAGTAC
It contains:
- the gloB gene encoding hydroxyacylglutathione hydrolase — its product is MLSISPIPAFNDNYIWHLQKDGEHWVVDPGDPEPVVKALRGDKLTGILITHHHFDHTGGIEKLYRLHQCPVYGPESVPGVTHPIAGGTSLQILDMPIQVLAVPGHTLDHLALVLNETTAADGEQIHLFCGDTLFSAGCGRLFEGTPEQMYLSLQKLSKLPPATFVYPAHEYTLANLRFAQTVEPENQAIATRVSQCKALRANDKPTLPSTIALELDTNPFLRCRYPEVRQAAAHSKADLFNENDEVDVFARLRGWKDNF
- a CDS encoding class I SAM-dependent methyltransferase, which codes for MTGKYRPGNDEEPSPLGKVCPALSHWFSSSLGEEILSQQLALAQPLVEGFFGYHLLQASVIQSVDFAASSRINHRFRLGATAEQGGAAVVEFEQLPLPSDSIDVVLLHHLLDFSSHPHQVLREAARVLIPGGHMLLIGFNPFSLLGLSRLLFSRGAYQRGNQLRAARVADWMNLLDLQAERVDRGFFRLPLQQKELLSKTAWMERAGSRMHLPWGGFYIIVARKEVARVRTIKINWRAERKPALVATPSSPRVAARGKHQKR